In one window of Vanrija pseudolonga chromosome 5, complete sequence DNA:
- the priB_10 gene encoding Protein priB translates to MSRPQVAARAMVTLRPTWAMPITRMSIVSVDACRKMKIRCIDKENPPCKRCRNMKLECKFAPVVVRMRLPGEDIGDTSKSRLDLLEGQVSNMNRKLDDISTFLLRMPMAQSTSAPAAPAPAPAPAPTGPRSQSADGSSPRYDQRQSAERSPSNSNLIARQSSWATSTHHLKSTPSVVYANSTPSDTMGAPSDHYRTAPTRSPLSRAPRSNSEEDDPLESAVRMEAFRGLTDREEEVRLRDEGGGAIDESEGLHYRPTLHPNSSLRSTKRRRALDDDGWSQHSPKDKMRQGTDPIELGLCSESEGKELFDRFFAFSHQFVPILDPREDTWDELRRRSPFLLTVLLLAAARAREGAGPPSPLSKRFKEHCEHLARLTLFSPVSALETVQALTLLTCWGDSTWRLCCHATTIAVDMGLFKCIPYLLRMRDSWNKSPEFLERQRPLIIGARIWLALVKLTYEMSLNYHLPLPFPAPTHFKAEQTRAILDHPLATTLDARFMVSVELLQVREPLLRPYDADAVRDPAEVDHQLREINHQIRTIYEHWCDHYHRIGVPDDHFLVEELGRHRAYATIYANSVALVGVREPSEVSSLSLERRQWLGSAVRAAAYLVASIGSDHPERAAEFVTGNHFFYVGVVAMARYLIRMVSLFPEVCDLHQVSFDIDKLLRKMPEFSFVEMLRATLARSRRQGILPYTPLSHPSPEDPAPPRPVQEPQNGEEQQPPLNFVPMQFPWGGLEQGEQLGQMGGVNEMTDDVLGMADLAAWFPLGDAQTPLDLDGISKMDAQLESWISGAWYPGAGQA, encoded by the exons ATGTCTCGCCCCCAAGTCGCAGCGAGGGCCATGGTCACACTCCGCCCGACATGGGCAATGCCGATAACAAGGATGTCAATCGTGAGTGTC GATGCTTGCCGCAAGATGAAGATTCGATGTATCGACAAGGAGAACCCACCGTGTAAGCGGTGCCGGAATATGAAGCTCGAGTGCAAGTTTGCTCCAGTGGTTGTGCGGATGCGACTCCCTGGCGAGGACATTGGGGACACGAGCAAGTC CCGCCTTGATCTTCTCGAGGGACAGGTATCCAACATGAACCGCAAGCTGGATGACATCTCGACGTTTCTTCTGCGGATGCCTATGGCGCAGTCCAccagcgcgccagccgcgcctgcacctgcacctgcacctgcacccaCCGGTCCACGGAGCCAAAGTGCAGATGGCAGCTCTCCCCGGTACGACCAGCGGCAGTCCGCAGAGCGCTCGCCGTCCAACTCGAACCTCATTGCCCGGCAGTCAAGTTGGGCAACGTCGACGCACCATCTCAAGTCGACGCCCTCAGTTGTCTATGCCAACTCGACGCCCTCCGACACCATGGGGGCGCCTAGCGACCACTATCGCACAGCTccgacccgctcgccgctgtcccGTGCCCCGAGGTCGAATtccgaggaagacgaccCCCTCGAGTCCGCTGTGCGCATGGAGGCGTTCCGAGGTCTGACCgaccgcgaggaggaagtTCGGCTGCGTGATGAGGGTGGCGGGGCCATCGATGAGAGCGAAGGCCTGCACTACCGCCCCACGCTCCATCCCAACTCGAGTTTGAGAAGCACCAagcgccgtcgtgcgctcgacgacgacggatGGAGTCAACACAGCCCCAAAGATAAGATGCGGCAAGGAACTGACCCCATCGAGCTGGGTCTTTGCTCGGAATCAGAGGGCAAGGAGCTGTTTGACAG ATTCTTTGCCTTTTCGCATCAGTTTGTGCCCATCTTGGATCCGAGAGAGGACACATGGGACGA actgcgtcgtcgctcgccatTCCTCCTAACTGTCCTTCTCCTGGCTGCCGCAAGGGCTAGGGAAGGGGCGGGgcctccctcgccgctctccAAGCGCTTCAAGGAGCATTGCGAGCATCTAG CTAGACTTACCTTGTTCTCCCCTGTATCGGCACTCGAGACAGTGCAGGCTTTGA CACTGCTCACCTGTTGGGGTGACTCGACGTGGCGTCTGTGTT GCCATGCCACTACGATTGC CGTGGATATGGGTCTCTTCAAGTGCATCCCCTATCTACTGAGGATGCGGGACAGCTGGAACAAGTCCCCCGAGTTCCTAGAGCGTCAACGGCCCCTGATCATCGGTGCTCGTATTTGGCTGGCC CTCGTCAAGCTCACATACGA AATGTCGCTAAACTACCATCTCCCCCTCCCGTTCCCCGCTCCAACCCATTTCAAGGCCGAGCAGACCAGAGCTATCCTCGACCATCCATTGGCCACGACCCTGGATGCTCGATTCATGGTGTCTGTCGAGCTGCTTCAAGTTCGAG AGCCGCTCCTGAGGCCATATGATGCCGACGCGGTACGCGACCCAGCCGAAGTGGACCATCAGCTGCGCGAGATCAACCACCAGATCAGGACTATCTACGAGCACTGGTGCGACCATTATC ACCGTATCGGCGTCCCAGACGACCACTTCCTGGTAGAAGAAC TGGGCCGACACAGGGCATATGCGAC GATCTACGCCAACTCAGTTGCGCTCGTTGGCGTCCGCGAGCCATCCGAAGTGTCATCGCTGTCCCTCGAGCGACGCCAGTGGCTTGGTTCGGCCGTACGCGCTGCTGCCTACCTCGTTGCGTCGATTGGCAGCGACCATCCCGAAAGGGCGGCAGAGTTTG TCACTGGTAACCACTTCTTCT acgtcggcgtcgttgccatGGCCCGCTACCTGATCCGCATGGTCAGCCTCTTCCCCGAGGTGTGCGATCTACACCAAGTAAGCTTCGACATTGACAAGCTCCTCCGCAAAATGCCGGAAT TCTCGTTCGTAGAGATGCTAcgggcgacgctggcgcgaTCGCGGCGCCAAGGCATCTTGCCGTACACACCCCTCAGCCACCCAAGTCCAGAGGACCCAGCGCCGCCCCGTCCGGTGCAAGAACCGCAAAAcggggaggagcagcagccgcctcTCAACTTTGTGCCCATGCAATTCCCGTGGGGCGGCTTGGAGCaaggcgagcagctcggacAGATGGGAGGCGTCAACGAGATGACCGACGACGTCCTTGGCATGGCC GATCTGGCGGCGTGGTTCCCGCTGGGCG ATGCCCAAACTCCCCTCGATCTCGACGGCATCTCCAAAATGGATGCCCAGCTGGAGTCGTGGATCTCTGGCGCCTGGTACCCAGGCGCGGGGCAAGCTTGA
- the ARI1_1 gene encoding Ketoreductase azaE produces MPVVDPGSLVLVTGASGHLGTHLVKALLDSNFRVRGTVRSAAKGEYLLSLFPGQPLEFTIVEDMSKDGAYDAAVQSVAAVVHNASPVNLEYPGDPADIIGPAVQGVTGLLASLHTHNPAVRRVVQISSIAAIGVPVSGGPLNLTEECKSPTP; encoded by the exons ATGCCTGTAGTCGACCCAGGATCCTTGGTTCTCGTCACCGGTGCCTCTGGGCACCTTGGCACTCACCTCGTCAAGGCCCTCCTTGACTCCAACTTTCGCGTTCGTGGGACCGTCCGCTCGGCGGCAAAGGGAGAGTACCTGCTGTCATTGTTCCCCGGCCAGCCCCTGGAATTCACGATAGTGGAGGACATGTCAAAG GACGGGGCCTATGATGCTGCAGTCCAAAGCGTTGCTGCCGTAGTGCACAACGCGTCGCCTGTCAACCTTGAATACCCCGGAGATCCCGCCGACATCATCGGCCCTGCCGTGCAAGGCGTGACTGGGCTCCTCGCGTCTCTCCACACCCACAACCCCGCCGTCCGTCGCGTCGTGCAGATCTCGTCCATTGCGGCTATTGGAGTTCCCGTCAGTGGCGGCCCGCTCAACTTGACGGAGGAATGCAAGTCTCCAACACCTTAA